The Amblyomma americanum isolate KBUSLIRL-KWMA chromosome 5, ASM5285725v1, whole genome shotgun sequence genome window below encodes:
- the LOC144134618 gene encoding uncharacterized protein LOC144134618 — protein MKLAVQTTEVWWKCSINQAIRRLEELRKVKMKAPERQDVLVLGGAEVPEEFASVLKEGPKFSVPAILKPHEWLSLNRRLANRTEQENQERCLLDGIDTITRSQGWKRQASLIPSFLL, from the exons ATGAAGCTCGCAGTCCAGACAACGGAAGTTTGGTGGAAGtgctccatcaaccaggcgataagACGCCTGGAAGAATTGAGGAAAGTCAAGATGAAGGCACCGGAACGCCAAGATGTGCTAGTCTTGGGAGGAGCCGAAGTACCGGAAGAGTTTGCGTCCGTCCTAAAGGAGGGGCCGAAATTCAGCGTCCCAGCCATTCTCAAGCCTCACGAATGGCTGTCCCTGAACCGACGACTTGCCAACAGAACGGAgcaagaaaaccaggaaaggtgcctccTGGACGGCATCGACACCATCACGAG gtctcaaggctggaaaaggcaggcttccctgattccctcattcttgctgtga